The nucleotide sequence TGACGAACATGTTGAGCCAAAGCGCTAACAGCTTGCGCAGCGTATAGTTGGATCGCCCCACCGTGCGCGGGTCGTGCCGCACCTGGAGGACGCCGATCCGCCGCGTGCAGCGCAGGATCAGGCCGTCGATGTACGGATACGGCCCGGTGTATCGCAGCACCTCGTTGACCGTGAACCGGTTCATGCACTTGAAGCTGGAGAGGTAAAGCCCTGGCGGCTTGTCCAGCAGAACCGTGGCCACCCGATCGTTGAACCGGCTCCCCAGGTTGCGAAACCAGTGGTGGTGCTTGCGTTCGTAGCGGGTGTAGACCACGTCGTAGTCGTGCCTGGCGGCGTGCGCGACGAGCCGGCGAACCTCCTCGGGAGGGTTCTGGAAGTCGTCGTCCATCACGACGACATGCGATCCCGTGGTGTGCCGAAGACCCGCCATCACCGCGTTGTGCTCGCCGAAGTTCTTCGCCAGCTCAACGTAAACGACGTGCTCCGGATAACGCTCCTGAAGCGTCCGGCAGACCACGCCGCTGTGGTCTGGGCTGCCGTCGTTGACCAGCACGATCTGAAGTCCGTCGCGGTCGAGGACCTCCACCAGCCGAGTCACCAGCGGACCGATCGTCTCGGCTCCGTTGTAAACTGGGATAACGATGCTGCAAGACATTGCCGTCACGTCCTTTCCATCAAATCGTCGCTCGTCGCTATTCTGCCCACCGGATAGCGCTCCCTCGATCAACGGTCCGCCGTCGGACCTTCGAGGACGCAGCGGTGACGCCGCCTTCGCTGAACAGCCGGCCCGTCTCCAGGCCGCAGCTTCTTGATGTTGGGAGCTGACAGAGGATGGGAAGCGGCGACGAGGTCGTCGTCACGACCCGCCTGAAGCGTCTGAGCGGTCGAGTACGACCGCCTCGAAGCGCGAGATCGCGCTCCGGCCCCGCCGAGGTCGGCGAGCAGACGCTGCAGATCCGTCAACAACGAGGGCGACAGAGCTCGATCGTGAGCGAAGTGAACATGACAGGCTGGCGGGCTGCGGGAGAGCCTATTCGCACAGCGTCCGGGGAGGACGCCGACGAATCGAGCAGGCGGACGCAATCGGCGAGGCCGAACATCAGACAGTCGAGCGGTCCCTTCGTCGGTGTGGCCTTGAAGGCGATGAAAAACGCCCGGCAACGGTCCGTGCGACCGCGACGCCCCGGCAGGTGAGAAGCCTCACCCGCCTTCGACGCCTTGATCCGACAAACCGCTGCTCCTCGCGACGCGCAGGCCGCGGGCCGCAGAACCGACGCGCCCGGATCCTGCTTCGTCGACTGGGGCCCAGCCGCAACCGGCCGGAGCATCAAGCCCGGCACGATCGCGTGCGCCACAAACGACTGGGCGATCACGAGCCACACCACCAAACAGGCTTTACGCTTGTGATTGCGGATCAAAACGAAAACCCTGGCCGCGGAGGGAGAGGCCGACGCCTTCAAAGCTTGGCGTGTAAGCACAACCAGCCCGAGGTGAAAACCGCCATGCCCCTATTAGTGACTTACACGCCGCGCCGAGCAAGAAGAAAAGGGGCTTTCGGACTAGATTTCCGCATCTTAATATCCTAAGCACTACGGAGTTACGGCGACGCTAGCGAGTCATGCAACCGCGCATCGAAGCTGGCGAACCGGCCATTCTCGGCGAAAACCTGGGGCCCCCGCCCAGCCCTGAAGCACGAAAAAACGTCTCGGCCGCGCTTGTCCGGTTTAATCAGGAGGCGCGGCCGTATTCATGCGCAAAGGCGCTAAAACCCTGGAATCAGGATGAAGCCCCGGCTATCCTGAACCCGAAGCACGCTCAATGATCTGAAATTCATTCCCGCCTCTCGCTTGCTTGCTCGTGCATTCGTTGGTCAACGCCTACCGTCCGCCGCGGCCGAGTCCGCCGAACAGGGGTCTGCGCATGCTCAAGCTCACCGGCGAAGGCCGCACCACGACCTGCGACGGCGCGACCCGTCGCGACTTCCTCCAGGCCGGCGCCCTGGGGGCGATCGGTTTCGGCCTGCCACAATGGTTCGCGGCGAAGGCCGCCGGGGCGGTCAAGCCCGGGGCCGAGGACCGCTCCTGCATCATGATCTTCAACCTGGGAGCCCCCAGCAACACGGACCTCTGGGACATGAAGCCGGACGCCCCCGCCGAGATCCGCGGGCCGTTCAAGCCGATCGCCAGCAAGGCCCCGGCGATCCAGTTCTCTGAGATCCTCCCCCGCCACGCCGCGATCGCCGACAAGATTTCGCTGGTCCGATCCTGCCATCACACCGGCGCGGCGGTGCACGACGCCGGCTGGCAGGTCATGCAGACGGGCCGGATCTTCTCCGGCGGCGTCAACACGCCCCACATCGGCTCGGTCGTCGGCCGCCTCAAGGGCCGCAAGACCGACCTGCCGCCGTTCGTCGTCCTGCCCGAGTTGATGGGCCGGGGCGGCGGCAACCTCCCCAACGGCCAATCGGGCGGGTTCCTGGGGAAGGCCTACGACCCGTTCGTCCTGAACGCCGACCCCTCCAAGCCCGGCTTCCGCGCCCCCGACCTGCTCCCCACGCCGGAGATGGGGAGCGTCCGGCTGGACCGCCGTCGCAAGATCCGCGAGCTGGTGGACGACGCCGTCTCGACCTTCGAGGCCTCAGAGGACGCCGCCCTGCTCGGCGAGGACTTCCAGTCCGCCTTCCGCCTGATGAGCAGCCCCGAGGCCCGCGAGGCGTTCGACCTGGGCCGTGAGCCCTCCGAGGTCCGCGAGCGCTACGGGATGACCCGGCTCGGCCAGTCCTGCCTGCTGGCCCGCCGTCTGGTGGAGGCGGGCGTCCGGTTCGTCACCGTCAACGCATTCCTGACCGTCTTCGACGAGATCACCTGGGACATCCACGGCTCGAAGCCGTTCACCTCGATCGAGGGGATGCGCGACATCGTCTGCCCGATGTACGACCAGGCGTACTCCGCCCTGATCGAGGACCTGGACCGCCGCGGGATGCTCGATTCGACGCTCGTCTGCAACCTCGCCGAGTTCGGCCGGACGCCCCGGATCAACCCGGCGGGGGGTCGCGACCACTGGCCGCTTTGCTACACGGTGGGGTTCGCCGGCGGCGGCGTGCAAGGAGGCCGCGTCGTCGGCGCCAGCGACCCGATCGGCGCCGTGCCGGCCGACCGGCCGACCTCGCCGGGGGACGTGGCGGCGACCATCTTCCACTGCCTCGGCCTGGACCTGGAAGCCACCCTCCCCGGCCCCGCCGGCCGGCCCTTCCCGCTCGTCGACTTCGGCTGCCGAGAGATCCGCGAACTGTTCTGATAACACCCGAGGCGCTCCGACCATGATGCCTGATCGTTACGCCTTTTGGGGAACCTTGCCGAAAACCGTCTTCCCCCCTGGAGGGGGAAGACAGACCGCGAAGCGGTCAGATGAGGGGGACGACCGCCGTGGGATTGATGATCCTCGCCGGTGCCAGGTCCAACGCCGATCGTCCCCCTCATCCGGCCCTTCGGGCCACCTTCCCCCTCCAGGGGGGAAGGCCGTTATGGCGGCTCCCTCAAGATCCTTGACGGTGAAGTCGCTTATCGCCGCCTTCACCTTCGTTTCCGCCGCCCTCGCGCGGGCCGAGACTCCGCCGCCGATCGCGGCGCTCCCAGCCGAGGTCGCGCTGAGCACGCCCGCGAGCCGCCAGCGGCTGATCGTCCAGGAGTCGGCCCGCGGCGAGACCGGCGGCCAGATCGTCGAGGGGGTCTCCTGGTCGTCCAGCGACCCGGCCGTGGCCCAGGTCAAGGACGGCGTCGTGGAGCCCGTCGGGGACGGAGCCGCGACGATCACGGCCCGCGTCGGCGACCGTTCGGCCGACGTTAAGGTGACAGTCTCCGGAATGTCCCGCCCCTTCGAATGGTCCTTCCGCGGCCACGTCCAGCCGGTGCTGGCGAAACAGGGGTGCAACTCGGGGGCCTGCCACGGGGCGCTCGCGGGCAAGGGAGGCTTCCGGCTCTCTCTGCAGGGGTACGACCCCGACGCCGACTTCTTCAACATCGTCAAGCAGGATCGCGGACGCCGCGTCGAGTTGAGCGACCCCGGCCGCAGCCTGTTCCTGGCCAAGCCCACCGGCGCGATCCCCCACAAGGGAGGAGTGAAGTTCGCGACCGACTCGCTCGAATACCGCATCCTCTCCGAGTGGATCGCCGCCGGCGCGCCGACCCCCTCCGAGACCGACCCGCGCGTCGAGCGCCTGGAAGTCGCCCCGTCGCGGTCGATCCAGAATGTCGGCCGGTCGCAGCAGGTTCTCGTCCGGGCCGTCTACACGGACGGTCGCACCGAGGACGTCACCCGTTGGGTCAAATGGTCGTCGGCCGACGAGTCCGTCTGCCGGATCGACGACCAGGGGAAGGTGCAGGTCGTCGGCCCCGGCGAGGGCGCCGTGGTCGCCTGGTTCGCCAGCAAGCTGGCGATCGCCCGCGTCACGGTCCCCTACAAGGGGGAGCCCGCCTCTTCCGGCGAGGTCGTCGACAATCGCAAGCCCCGGAACTTCATCGACGAGAAGATCGACGAGCAGCTCGCCAGGCTGGCTCTGCCGGCCTCGCCCGCCTGCACCGACGCCGAGTTCCTTCGCCGCGCGTTCATCGACGCCGTCGGCCGGACGCCGACCGCCGACGAGGTCCGCGCGTTTCTGGCCGACCCCTCGGAAGATCGCCGCGACGCCCTCGTCGACCGCCTGCTCGCCTCGCCGGAGTTCGTCGACTACTGGACCTACAAGTGGTGCGACGTCCTGACCCTCAACGGCACGCGGCTCCGCCCCGCGGCGCTCAAGGCGTACTACCAGTGGGTCCGCAAGCAGGTGGCCGACAACGTCCCCTGGGACCGCTTCGTCCGCGAGATCGTCACCTCCGCCGGCGAGAGCGTGGAGAACGGGGCGACCAATTTCTACGCCCTCAGCCAGTCGCCCGAGGACATGACCGAGAACGTCAGCCAGGCGTTTTTGGGCCTCTCGATCGGCTGCGCCAAGTGCCACAATCACCCGCTCGAAAAATGGACCAACGACCAGTACTACGGCATGGCCAGCCTGTTCGCCCGGGTCCGCGCCAAGGGCTGGGGCGGCGAGGGTCGCAACGGCGACGGCCTCCGCACGCTGTACGTGGCGGAGTCCGGTGAACTCGTCCAGCCCCGAACCGGCAAGCCCCAGCCGCCGACGCCGCTCGACGGCGGGTCGCTGGCCTTCGACGATCCGGCCGACCGCCGCGTCGCGCTGGCGAAATGGCTCACGGCCCCGGAGAACCCGTACTTCGCCCGGTCGATCGCCAACCGGGTCTGGGCGAACTACTTCGGCGTCGGCCTGGTTGAGCAGGTCGACGACATGAGGGCGACGAACCCGGCCAGCAACGAGGCGTTGCTCTCGGCGACGGCGGCGTTCGTGGTCGAGAAGAAGTTCGACCTCAAGGCGCTGATGAGGGAGATCCTCCGGTCGAACGCCTACCAGCGATCGAGCAAGCCGCTGGCCGGCAATGAGCCCGAGCATCGATTCTACTCGCGCTACTACCCCCGGCGGATGATGGCCGAGGTCCTGCACGACGCGATCGTCCAGGCGACCGACGCGCCGACGAAGTTCGAGTTCATCGGCTTCCCCGGCGGCGATAAGGAAAAGACCGACTTCTACCCGCCCGGCACCCGGGCGATCCAGCTTTACGACGCGGCCGTGGAGAACCCGTTCCTCCAGTCGTTCGGCCGCAACCCGCGGCGGATCGTCTGCGAGTGCGAACGCTCCGACGAGCCGACGATGGCCCAGGTGCTGCACCTGTCCAACGGCACGACCCTCAACGAGAAGCTCCACGTCAAGGAGGGCCGGATCCATCGCCTGATCCGCCTCCGCCGAACGGGGATGTCGGACGCGGCGCTGATCGACGAGTTGTACCTCTGGTCCCTCGCCCGCTTCCCAACTGCCGCCGAACGCACGAAGCTCCAGGACCTCCTCCCCCCGCCCAACGACCCGACCGAAGTCGAGGTGGTCGAGGATCTGGCCTGGGGGCTGATGAGCAGCCGGGAGTTCTTGTTCAATCACTGATCTATCAACGACGACGGCCTTCCCCCCTCGCGGGGGTGTATGGTCCCGGAACACCACCTGTCGACCAAGGGCCGATGACCATGCCGCTCCACCTCCTCGCGGCGACGCTGATCGCCATCGCCCCGACGCCCGACTACAAGGACGGGGTCGCGCCCGTCCTCAAGAAGTACTGCGCCGGCTGCCATGACGCCGAGGAGCCCGAGGGCGACTTCTCGGTCGCCACCTACGCCGCGCTGCGAAAGGGAGGGAGCCGAGGGGCCGCGGTCGTCGCGGGCGATCCCAAGAAGAGCCTGATGATGCGGCTCATGACGGGGGGCGGCAAGCCGGTCATGCCCCCCAAGAACGAGCCCAAACCGTCGGCCGATGAGATCACCCTGATCGAGGCGTGGATCGCCGCCGGCGCGCAGGGGCCGGTCGGCGAGGAGCCTCCCCGTCTGGCATTGGCCGTCCCCAAGGTCCCCTCGCACGCGAAGGTCCGGCCGGTCGCCGCGCTCGACGTCTCGCGCGACGGCCGCCTGACCGCCGTGGCCCGCGACGCCGAGGTGACGCTCGTCGAGGGGACCGACGCATCGAAGGGCCGGACGATCGGCAAGCACCCGGGACAGGTCACCGCGGTCCACTTCACGGCGGACGGCCAGCGCCTGGTGACGGCCTCGGGAGTGGCCGGGCTGGGGGGCTTCGCGGCGATCTGGAACACGGCCGACGGCTCGCTCGTCCGCTCGTTCGAGGGCCACCACGACATCCTCTACGACGCCGAGCTTTCCCCTGACGGCCGCCGCCTGGCCACCTGCAGCTACGACAAGAACATCGAGATCCGCGACGCCGCGACCGGCGCCCTGCTCCACACGCTGGAGGGCCACACCGGGGCCGTCTACGACCTGGCGTTCAGCCCCGACGGCCGCTTCCTCGTCACGGCCAGCGCCGACGACACCTGCAAGGTCTGGCGCGTCGAGGACGGCACGCGGATGGACACGCTTCCTCAACCCCTGAAGGCCGAATTCTGCTGCACCTTCACCCCGGACGGACGCTCGATCGTCGCCGGCGGCGGCGACGGCAACATCCGCGTCTGGCGGTTCGACTCGCGCGAGAAGCCCGGCCTCAACCCGATGACCTTCGCCAAGTTCGCCCACGAGGGGACCATCATCCACCTCACCTTCTCGCCTGACGGCGCCACCCTGGTCACCACGGCCGAGGACCGGACCGTCAAGGTCTGGCGGGCCTCCGACTACAGTGAGATCCACTCCTGGCCCGACCAGCCCGACGTCCCCTCCGCCCTCGCCTTCGCGAGCGCATCGCGGATCGACGTCGGCCGGATGGACGGCTCGCTGGCGACGTTCACGGTCCCGCGCAACGCCACGGCCGACGCCGCCCCGGCGCAACCCGCGCCGGCCGTCCTCGCCGTTTCAGAGTCCGAGGAGTCCGTCCAGCAGGGCGAGGAACACGAGCCCAACAACCAGCCCGAGCAGGCGCTGGCGATCCGCATCCCCGCCCGTATCACGGGCAAGATCGCCGACGGCCCGGCTGCGGGGGGAGACGTCGACTACTACCGCTTCTCGGCGAAGGCCGGAGAGCAGTTCATCTTCGAGATCGACGCCGCCCGGTCCGCCCCGAAGCCGCCCCCCAAACCGGCCGCGAAACCAGCGGCGAAGGCCGCCGCAAAGGCCGAGACCAAAGCCGTCGCAAAGCCTGCCCCGAAGGCCGCCGCCAAGCCTGACGCCATGGCCATGGCCGAAGCCGAACCGGCCTCGAAGCTGGACTCGTTCATCGAGGTGCTCAACGCCAAGGGAGAGCGAATCCCTCGCGTCGTCCTGCAGGCCGTTCGCGAGTCGTACTTCACCTTCCGCGGGAAGGACGGAAACCAGTTCAACGATTTCCGGATCTTCAACTGGGAAGAAATGTCGATCGACGAATATCTTTACGCGAACGGCGAGGTCGCCAAACTGTGGCTGGCCCCGCGCGGGGCGGATTCCGGCTTCCTCGTCTATCCCGGCCGTGCGGGCCGGTGGGGGTACTTCGACACGACCCCCCTGGCCCACGCCCTGAACGAGCCCTGTTACATCGTTCAGCCGCATCCGCCGGGGACGAAGATCGCCCAGAACCGCCTGCCGGTCTTCACGATCCACTATGAGAACGACGACGACTCCCTCCGCGAGTTGGGCAAAGACTCCAAACTGACCTTCACCGCCCCGGCCGACGGCGAGTACCTGGTGAAGGTCCGCGACGTCCGCGGCCTCCAGGGGCCCGACCACGGTTACACCCT is from Paludisphaera rhizosphaerae and encodes:
- a CDS encoding glycosyltransferase family 2 protein; protein product: MSCSIVIPVYNGAETIGPLVTRLVEVLDRDGLQIVLVNDGSPDHSGVVCRTLQERYPEHVVYVELAKNFGEHNAVMAGLRHTTGSHVVVMDDDFQNPPEEVRRLVAHAARHDYDVVYTRYERKHHHWFRNLGSRFNDRVATVLLDKPPGLYLSSFKCMNRFTVNEVLRYTGPYPYIDGLILRCTRRIGVLQVRHDPRTVGRSNYTLRKLLALWLNMFVNFSVLPLRVSTFAGFVASLLGVALGVATTIEWILRPGTPVGWASIVVTLLTFSGVQLMMLGVVGEYIGRLFLSGNQTPQFVVREVLQEAEQPCIRIRGSINSETEASSSREDWDFSAATSRSVSSISEPA
- a CDS encoding DUF1501 domain-containing protein — encoded protein: MLKLTGEGRTTTCDGATRRDFLQAGALGAIGFGLPQWFAAKAAGAVKPGAEDRSCIMIFNLGAPSNTDLWDMKPDAPAEIRGPFKPIASKAPAIQFSEILPRHAAIADKISLVRSCHHTGAAVHDAGWQVMQTGRIFSGGVNTPHIGSVVGRLKGRKTDLPPFVVLPELMGRGGGNLPNGQSGGFLGKAYDPFVLNADPSKPGFRAPDLLPTPEMGSVRLDRRRKIRELVDDAVSTFEASEDAALLGEDFQSAFRLMSSPEAREAFDLGREPSEVRERYGMTRLGQSCLLARRLVEAGVRFVTVNAFLTVFDEITWDIHGSKPFTSIEGMRDIVCPMYDQAYSALIEDLDRRGMLDSTLVCNLAEFGRTPRINPAGGRDHWPLCYTVGFAGGGVQGGRVVGASDPIGAVPADRPTSPGDVAATIFHCLGLDLEATLPGPAGRPFPLVDFGCREIRELF
- a CDS encoding DUF1549 domain-containing protein, which produces MKSLIAAFTFVSAALARAETPPPIAALPAEVALSTPASRQRLIVQESARGETGGQIVEGVSWSSSDPAVAQVKDGVVEPVGDGAATITARVGDRSADVKVTVSGMSRPFEWSFRGHVQPVLAKQGCNSGACHGALAGKGGFRLSLQGYDPDADFFNIVKQDRGRRVELSDPGRSLFLAKPTGAIPHKGGVKFATDSLEYRILSEWIAAGAPTPSETDPRVERLEVAPSRSIQNVGRSQQVLVRAVYTDGRTEDVTRWVKWSSADESVCRIDDQGKVQVVGPGEGAVVAWFASKLAIARVTVPYKGEPASSGEVVDNRKPRNFIDEKIDEQLARLALPASPACTDAEFLRRAFIDAVGRTPTADEVRAFLADPSEDRRDALVDRLLASPEFVDYWTYKWCDVLTLNGTRLRPAALKAYYQWVRKQVADNVPWDRFVREIVTSAGESVENGATNFYALSQSPEDMTENVSQAFLGLSIGCAKCHNHPLEKWTNDQYYGMASLFARVRAKGWGGEGRNGDGLRTLYVAESGELVQPRTGKPQPPTPLDGGSLAFDDPADRRVALAKWLTAPENPYFARSIANRVWANYFGVGLVEQVDDMRATNPASNEALLSATAAFVVEKKFDLKALMREILRSNAYQRSSKPLAGNEPEHRFYSRYYPRRMMAEVLHDAIVQATDAPTKFEFIGFPGGDKEKTDFYPPGTRAIQLYDAAVENPFLQSFGRNPRRIVCECERSDEPTMAQVLHLSNGTTLNEKLHVKEGRIHRLIRLRRTGMSDAALIDELYLWSLARFPTAAERTKLQDLLPPPNDPTEVEVVEDLAWGLMSSREFLFNH
- a CDS encoding c-type cytochrome domain-containing protein, which codes for MTMPLHLLAATLIAIAPTPDYKDGVAPVLKKYCAGCHDAEEPEGDFSVATYAALRKGGSRGAAVVAGDPKKSLMMRLMTGGGKPVMPPKNEPKPSADEITLIEAWIAAGAQGPVGEEPPRLALAVPKVPSHAKVRPVAALDVSRDGRLTAVARDAEVTLVEGTDASKGRTIGKHPGQVTAVHFTADGQRLVTASGVAGLGGFAAIWNTADGSLVRSFEGHHDILYDAELSPDGRRLATCSYDKNIEIRDAATGALLHTLEGHTGAVYDLAFSPDGRFLVTASADDTCKVWRVEDGTRMDTLPQPLKAEFCCTFTPDGRSIVAGGGDGNIRVWRFDSREKPGLNPMTFAKFAHEGTIIHLTFSPDGATLVTTAEDRTVKVWRASDYSEIHSWPDQPDVPSALAFASASRIDVGRMDGSLATFTVPRNATADAAPAQPAPAVLAVSESEESVQQGEEHEPNNQPEQALAIRIPARITGKIADGPAAGGDVDYYRFSAKAGEQFIFEIDAARSAPKPPPKPAAKPAAKAAAKAETKAVAKPAPKAAAKPDAMAMAEAEPASKLDSFIEVLNAKGERIPRVVLQAVRESYFTFRGKDGNQFNDFRIFNWEEMSIDEYLYANGEVAKLWLAPRGADSGFLVYPGRAGRWGYFDTTPLAHALNEPCYIVQPHPPGTKIAQNRLPVFTIHYENDDDSLRELGKDSKLTFTAPADGEYLVKVRDVRGLQGPDHGYTLIARPRRPDFSVTTAVVGKTPKIPPGGGREFRVSARRIDGYDGPIRVDLEGLPQGFHASTPVVIEAGQVDAEGVIFADPGATAPEEAEAKLGKFVATAQIDGRSVTHEAGALGAISIDAESKLKVAIAVATDGAQPVAATGDGPLEFVVEAGKTITLKLVVERNGFDGPIPFGTEGAGRNLPYGAFVDNLGLNGLLVVAGQNERTFFVTAGPTVGEQVRPLHLTTAAGGGASSRPVLLRVVKPAPGSPQVAGTASTR